The Poriferisphaera corsica DNA segment ATGAAGAGTGATCAGGAGCGGCTCAAGGCTGCGGTGGATGATATCTTAGCGCGTATTAGAGGGGTTGAGGGTAGAGGCGTGTTTTTGCCGGGGATCATGGCGTACCGGATTGGCGTGGGGAAGGTTTTGCAGCGGCTCGTTGAGAAAACGGGGTTTGGGTTTGCAACGATGTTTCACGACAAGTCGGTGCTAGACGAGACACATGAGCAGTATGTGGGGATGTATGACGGGCAGTTGATGAATCAGCATGTGCGGGAGTATGTGGAGGAGGCGGATCTGGTGATTAATGTGGGGGCTTTGTGGGGTGATTTTAATACAGGGATGTTTACGTCGAATCTGGACGGACATAAAACGATTGATATATATCTGGATCATGCGCAGGTGGGATATGCGGTGTATGAGCAGGTTTATATGAAGGATCTAATCAGCGCATTGGCTGATCGGGTGAGCGGGCAGGATTATGTCTCGGAACTCCGGGCGGAAGGTCTGGGCGAGGCAGAAGGGAAAGCGGACGATAAGATCACGGCAAAGTATTTGTATCCACGGTGGGAACAGTTCTTGAGAGAGGGGGATTTGTTGGTGTGTGATACGGGGACGGTATCGATGGGGATGGGTTTTGCAAAGTTGCCGAAGGGTGCGGTATTTTGTAATCAGACTTTGTGGGGGGCGATTGGGTGGGGGACACCGGCGGCGTTTGGTGCGGCAATCGGAGCGGAAGAGAAACGTGTGATTTTGATGACTGGGGACGGTGCGCATCAGATGACGGCAACGGAGGTGGGTCAGTTTGCTGCGAATGGACTGAAGCCAGTGATTTTTGTGCTGAATAATGATGGATACACGATTGAGCGATTGTTGTGTCGAGTGCCGGAGTATGCGTATAACGATGTGACGGGTTGGCGGTATGCAGATTTGCCGCGAGCGATGGGGTGTAAGGAGTGGATCTGCGCGCGAGTGGAAACGAATGGGGAGTTAGACAGGGTATTGAAGAAGATTAATGAGAATGGGCATGCGGCGTATGTGGAGGTAGTCATAGATCAGATGGAGGTGCCGCCGCTGGCGAAGAAGATTGGGAATGAACTGGGGA contains these protein-coding regions:
- a CDS encoding alpha-keto acid decarboxylase family protein, translated to MAQTVVEHVLWWLKQVGIKDVFGVPGDFSFPVTDAIIEDKEVRWVGCTNELNSAYAADGYARIRGMSALCTTYGVGELSAINGVAGAYSEYLPIVHIVGMPGMKTQAGKKVIHHSLGNGEFDFYYHMTKPVVCARTILTAENCVSEMARVMGCAVRERRPVYIAIPKDCAEMKVVGNAGAGNSEIEMKSDQERLKAAVDDILARIRGVEGRGVFLPGIMAYRIGVGKVLQRLVEKTGFGFATMFHDKSVLDETHEQYVGMYDGQLMNQHVREYVEEADLVINVGALWGDFNTGMFTSNLDGHKTIDIYLDHAQVGYAVYEQVYMKDLISALADRVSGQDYVSELRAEGLGEAEGKADDKITAKYLYPRWEQFLREGDLLVCDTGTVSMGMGFAKLPKGAVFCNQTLWGAIGWGTPAAFGAAIGAEEKRVILMTGDGAHQMTATEVGQFAANGLKPVIFVLNNDGYTIERLLCRVPEYAYNDVTGWRYADLPRAMGCKEWICARVETNGELDRVLKKINENGHAAYVEVVIDQMEVPPLAKKIGNELGMK